Below is a genomic region from Erigeron canadensis isolate Cc75 chromosome 7, C_canadensis_v1, whole genome shotgun sequence.
TGTATTTCCCATTTCTTTTTGAATTAAGTTTAAGCCggaaaactttttctttttgaaaaatatatggCGACGACATTTTCGTCGCTAATGTCGCGGCCaaaggttttttaatttattttttctcacCAAAGGTAAATTTTCCCGCCAAACATTTGGCGACGACAAAGTCGTCACTAATGTCGCAgcaaaatgtttttaattttttttttttattttttattttccctCTAAAGCCAAATTTTCCCGCCAAACATTTGGCGACGATAAAATCGTCGCTAATGTCTTCACCAAatgttttttcttaattttttggattttttagtTCCCTCGAAAGCTAAATTTTTCCGCCAAACATTTTGTGACGAAAATGTCGTCGCTAAAATCGCGGCCAActgttttatattaatttttcaattttatttaccTACCGCCGAAGCTAAATTTTCCCGCCAAATATTTGGTGACGAATTTAGCAATGTTATTGAGTTGAATTGATTCGTTTCATGATAATACATTTATTGAGCCCATACGAATCAACGAAAGATATATTGGGTCTAATAGGCCGAATGAGATAACAAACGATGTCGGTCGTCCAAAAGGAGGCTATTCGACTTAAAGAAGGCCAGCCAAATGATTAACGTTAACAGAGATGTCATGCTTAATGTCTTAGTGTAATCACTAATTATAATAAGGAGATTCGAGTGAAAGACGAAAACACATGgcctaaacatatatacaaaggAAACAACAAACGATGTTAGAAGCCTAATACACCTAGttgaaaaaaaacacatatacattGTCCCTAATAAACAAGTTATATACACAAATATGACAACAAACGTTATTTGAAGCCCAATAGGCCCATTTGAATGAAAGACAGACAGAATACAACCCGTTGAAACTATTTCCGCAATTGGTGTACATATTGGGCTCAAATATGAACTAGACGAATGTTAGGGCTACACGAATAACTAAAGTTAACACGATTTACTAATGTTAAACCAAAGTCAATACCAAAAGCCCTACAAAATTATTGATAtaattaatctttatatatatatatattaaaagacaactgaACTAATAGTTTATAGTTATCtaattaatctttatatatctataatataattaaaagagggggttgaTGGTACACACTTGACACTCCTAATTCCTCCTTGAGTCTAAAACTCTCACCTCATTAATCCtctgttgtttttatttttattttttgattattttggaCGCCCTCTTTAAttatcataatttatttatccttaaaaatcttttataaattattatacgacctacattttatttatcattctATTCTCTCTACAAAAACCCTCACGACAGACTTGACTTCTCAAGGAACTACATGTATCCTGTTTCATAATAGGTTGTGATCGAActtatattaaatcttcatttgaaaattaattgaagatgttttTTGTTCAATTAACGTTACGTTTTTTAGGGCAACGCCCAGGCATAAATCTAAttattcaataaaaaataaaactacatGTAAATATACAATTAACATGTAACTATACAACTAACATAAATTAGAgcaaattttaaatttgaaaatttataaaatcttttctctctaatctgacaattaacatataattatatgttaataaatcttctttttcttaataactattaatataaaataattaatttttttgataactattgataatacaattaattaatatcatACATTACATATTAGTAtaagtaatatatttatataattaaataaattaaattaatatggTTGGTAGGGTTATTTTTTCGCGGGGGACATATGGCCACGACTTTTTTGGCCTTCAGCGACGACATTGTCGCGGCTAAAAAAAATGGAGGTAAAATAAAGCTGATCGAGATCTAGATCACTCATAACCACCACAACACTTTTCGCCCACCACAACTTTTCACCTCCGGCgattttaatcaaataaccaCCACAACCCACCAAAATCCTTAAGAAACACATCACCACAACCACCACAACCCACCGCCAGTGACCGCCACTCTCTCATCCCCGAAATCTGCTGTTGCGCCGTCGTCCTCCACCCCTACTGCCATAAGaaggtttgttttattttaagtttgtatgagttttgatttgttttagTTAAGGTtcgttttgttttatttaaggTTTGTTGCGCCGCCGTCCTCCACCCCTGTTTCGCCGCCGTTCCCCACCTTTGCTGCTGCCGTTCACCACCATTTCTGTTGCCGTTCACCTCCGCTGCTGTCTGAATCTGTTTCTCCTTCTCCCTCTTTGTAAGGGTTTTTTCTTAGAATAATTATGTGTATAACCTAATttagttaaattataataattttatttgataaaagttatatataatagtaaatTTAGAATATTAAatacttctattttttttttttttttttttcatatcagaattattattattatttttttttttgtaagggtgataaatgttatataaactagtaactagttttttttttttccagtgtTTGATTCTTCTTTCTTTCCTCGCGTATAATTCTATCAGTGGTAAGCTTTCTTTCTCTATCTCTTATGTATTTAAAGTATGATataatgtgtgtatgtatgcATATAAGTAGTAAAAATCTCCCCTATTTTACACCGTAGGTCACCCGTCCGAAATTAATATAATAGAAATTAATTTCGGATAGTTCCCAGTTTGGGACTGCTTTTTGAATGTTTCGTCTCATTTAGGATATAGATCCCAGTTTGGGACTGCTTTTTGAATGTTTCGGATAGTTCCCAGTTTACTATTTTAGCAAAATTCGATAAACATTTTCCCTTTGCTCCCATGAGTATGTGCTTTATGTACATATTTGGGGAGCTAAGGGGAAATGCTGCCGAATTTTTCTTAAATAGTAAATCAGTTATAAGCAAATCATTCAAAAAGTGGGTTAGGACGACCTCCCCGTTACAAACCGGTCGCCATAATCCACACGTAATCCCTtagtactttatatatgatttgtatGCCTTTTATCATGTATATTATTATGAATGTTGTATATTGTGATGAATACAACAAATCTAATGTCGATCGATAAAAGTTGGATTTCTTTAGACCATAGGGATAAAAAGTTTTGGTCTGGTCTTGCCATATTCATCGAGAGGTGTAAGGATCACATGACTAACAGTGGTAAATGTCGATGCCCATGTGAGGTTTGTGATAACTTTGAGTGGCAAACACTTGAAGATATACGAATTCACATACATGAAAATGGTTTTAGCAAACATTACAAGATATGGAGGTTCCACGGCGAACCAGTTGTTCTGCAATCGACAGTAGAACATGCCATACCTCGAGCGACATGCCAATTGCATGATTTAATCGCCGATGTTCGCCAGGAGAATCATGACCATGAACACTCTACAAATACCAATGACCCAATGAACACAAACGATGACCCAATGAACACAACCAATGATCTAATGAACACAACCAACGACCCAAACAACACAACTGATGACCCAAACAACACAACCGATGAACTTGCTGAGTTGCTTAAACTTGCCAAGACTGACCTTTACCCTGGCAGTAAATGGGTTTCTGCGTTGGACTTTTTGGCGAAATTGAGTCACATGAAGGCAGTTAATAAATGGGCTGATTCATCATTCGACCAATTACTAGAGTATCTTAGATTTGTATTTCCGGATGCTAAAATCTCTGAATCACACTATGAAgcaaagaagaaaatgaaaacagtTGGGTTAGGCTATGAATTGATTGATGTTTGTCGGAACAACTGCTGTATATTCTGGGGCGAAGACAAAGAAGAGGAAATATGTAAGACCTGTTCTGCGAGTAGACGGAAAGATAAAAACACTAAGGGGAAGAAAGTTCCTAACAAGGTGATGCGTTACTTTCCTTTGACTCCACGACTAAAGCGTTTGTATAACTCAAGACACACTGCACAATCGATGACTTGGCATGCGACTGGACAGTCTACGGAAGTTGGTAAGATGCGTCACCCGGTAGATGGTACAACATGGAAAGACTTTGATGCAAGGTATCCAGATTTTGCTAGTGAACCCAAAAATGTCAGGTTAAGGTTGGCTGCTGATGGTTTCAATCCATTTGGAAACATGAGTGTATCTTATAGCATGTGGTCGGTCATAATGACGACATACAATATGCCTCCTTGGCTATGTATGAAAGAGTCTACATTCATGCTCACGTTGTTAA
It encodes:
- the LOC122608986 gene encoding uncharacterized protein LOC122608986, which gives rise to MSIDKSWISLDHRDKKFWSGLAIFIERCKDHMTNSGKCRCPCEVCDNFEWQTLEDIRIHIHENGFSKHYKIWRFHGEPVVLQSTVEHAIPRATCQLHDLIADVRQENHDHEHSTNTNDPMNTNDDPMNTTNDLMNTTNDPNNTTDDPNNTTDELAELLKLAKTDLYPGSKWVSALDFLAKLSHMKAVNKWADSSFDQLLEYLRFVFPDAKISESHYEAKKKMKTVGLGYELIDVCRNNCCIFWGEDKEEEICKTCSASRRKDKNTKGKKVPNKVMRYFPLTPRLKRLYNSRHTAQSMTWHATGQSTEVGKMRHPVDGTTWKDFDARYPDFASEPKNVRLRLAADGFNPFGNMSVSYSMWSVIMTTYNMPPWLCMKESTFMLTLLILGPRSPRKDMDVFLRPLIDELKSLWSQGVKTNDAATKTSFTMRAMLL